One part of the Polycyclovorans algicola TG408 genome encodes these proteins:
- a CDS encoding PepSY domain-containing protein produces MEWKNWLLAFTVFVSPLAFADDDDDEREALRRSVERGEVVPLMTLITRIQNEYRGEIIEVELEYDDGRLEYEIDLLTPDGHKIEFEFDARTGEQLEVKGRGLRDARR; encoded by the coding sequence ATGGAATGGAAGAATTGGCTACTGGCCTTCACCGTGTTCGTCAGCCCCCTGGCATTTGCCGACGATGATGATGACGAGCGCGAGGCGCTGCGGCGCTCGGTGGAGCGCGGCGAGGTGGTGCCGCTGATGACGCTCATCACCCGCATCCAGAATGAATATCGGGGCGAGATCATCGAGGTGGAACTTGAGTACGACGACGGGCGGCTGGAGTACGAGATCGACTTGTTGACACCCGACGGCCACAAGATCGAGTTCGAGTTCGACGCTCGAACCGGCGAGCAACTGGAAGTCAAAGGCCGCGGTCTGCGCGACGCCCGCCGGTGA
- a CDS encoding response regulator transcription factor has protein sequence MRILIAEDDAAIASGVAELLQRAGFVTDLAPDGGHADYLVRTETYDAVVLDLGLPVHDGLSLLRGWREDGLSVPVLILTARARWPDKAAGFSAGADDYVAKPFEPMEVVVRVQALVRRSRGQSRVVLNFGEVALDTGRGEVTVAGMPVPLTAQEYRLLVYLALAADRVVTRTELSEHVYERDRDPDSNVLDVLIGRIRRKLPAPLIETVRGRGFMIRQAQGE, from the coding sequence GTGAGAATCCTCATCGCCGAAGACGATGCCGCCATCGCCTCGGGCGTTGCCGAGCTTTTGCAGCGGGCGGGCTTCGTTACCGACCTGGCGCCCGACGGCGGCCACGCCGACTATCTGGTGCGCACCGAAACCTATGACGCCGTGGTGCTGGACCTCGGCCTGCCGGTACACGATGGCCTGAGCCTGCTGCGTGGTTGGCGGGAGGATGGCCTGTCGGTGCCGGTGCTGATTCTCACTGCCCGGGCGCGGTGGCCCGATAAGGCAGCAGGCTTCTCGGCCGGCGCGGATGACTATGTCGCCAAGCCCTTTGAGCCCATGGAGGTGGTGGTGCGGGTGCAGGCGCTGGTGCGGCGCAGCCGCGGTCAGTCACGCGTGGTGCTGAACTTTGGTGAGGTGGCCCTCGACACCGGGCGCGGCGAGGTGACGGTGGCCGGCATGCCGGTGCCGTTGACCGCGCAGGAATATCGTTTGCTGGTCTATTTGGCGCTGGCCGCCGACCGGGTGGTGACCCGCACCGAGCTCAGTGAACATGTTTACGAACGCGATCGTGACCCCGACTCCAACGTGCTGGATGTGCTCATCGGCCGCATCCGCCGCAAGCTGCCGGCACCGTTGATCGAGACCGTGCGCGGCCGGGGGTTCATGATTCGCCAGGCCCAGGGAGAATGA